A single genomic interval of Chryseobacterium paludis harbors:
- a CDS encoding amidohydrolase family protein, with protein sequence MKTYFYLLCILCFLTSKIHAQTYIQNVTVVDVVNKKLVPNQTVVITKNLISEIKPINKIKVPQGANVIDGKGKFLMPGMTDAHVHFFQSGGLYTRPDALDLRKQVSYEKEIDWVHHNMEDFLLRYLKNGITSVIDAGASYNFLGLRDSFSKNTTLPSVYMTGPLITTYEPEVFKNLDKNEPFKLVASAEEAKKMVLEQLPYKPDFIKIWYIVMANPKEMEAAAKKYEPIIKTIIDEAHKNNLKVAVHATERITAQIAVQNGADFLVHDIEDEIVPDDFVKLLKSKKVVLSPTLTVMDNYYKTFAQKKNYSTYELENANPQTIGSIYDLKHLSGSSDSILVSAVKKRFNLPQIDISAAKKDSIRMVNLKKLSDGGVTIAAGTDAGNIATQHASSFIMELKAMKESGMNNWQVLESATISPAKIFNKENVSGSITKGKIADMVLLNSDPTESLDHLTQIEMVFKNGQSMLPSKIIKVTPEILVQQQLNGYNARNIDAFMDPYSEDVELYVFPGKLISKGKEAMKKSYSAMFEKMPDLHCEIKSRIINGNFIVDKESVSGMRKNGKVEATAIYEIKDNKISKVYFLP encoded by the coding sequence ATGAAAACGTATTTTTATCTATTATGTATACTCTGTTTTCTGACCAGTAAGATTCATGCACAGACGTATATCCAGAATGTAACTGTTGTGGATGTTGTCAATAAAAAACTGGTTCCTAATCAAACCGTTGTCATTACTAAAAACCTCATTTCTGAAATAAAACCTATCAATAAAATAAAAGTTCCTCAGGGTGCAAATGTTATAGATGGAAAAGGAAAGTTTCTGATGCCCGGAATGACTGATGCCCACGTTCATTTTTTTCAAAGCGGAGGTTTATATACAAGACCGGATGCTTTAGATCTCAGAAAGCAGGTTTCTTATGAAAAAGAAATTGACTGGGTACATCATAATATGGAAGACTTTCTATTAAGATATCTTAAAAATGGGATCACTTCTGTAATAGATGCCGGAGCTTCTTACAATTTTCTGGGACTTCGGGATTCATTCTCAAAAAACACAACTTTACCTTCTGTTTATATGACAGGTCCACTTATTACAACATATGAACCTGAGGTATTTAAAAACCTTGATAAAAATGAACCCTTCAAATTGGTAGCTTCAGCTGAAGAAGCAAAAAAAATGGTTCTGGAGCAACTTCCCTATAAGCCGGATTTCATTAAAATATGGTATATCGTAATGGCCAATCCAAAAGAGATGGAAGCTGCTGCAAAAAAGTATGAACCTATTATAAAAACTATTATTGACGAGGCTCATAAAAATAATTTAAAAGTTGCGGTTCATGCTACTGAAAGAATAACTGCTCAAATTGCGGTACAGAATGGTGCAGACTTTTTGGTACACGATATAGAAGATGAAATTGTTCCTGATGATTTTGTAAAACTCTTAAAATCTAAAAAAGTTGTTTTAAGCCCCACTCTTACTGTGATGGATAATTACTATAAGACTTTCGCACAGAAAAAGAATTACAGTACTTATGAATTGGAAAATGCAAACCCACAAACAATAGGATCTATCTATGATCTTAAACATTTATCTGGTTCTTCAGACTCAATATTAGTCAGTGCAGTAAAAAAGCGTTTCAATCTTCCACAAATAGATATCTCTGCAGCAAAAAAAGACTCTATCAGGATGGTAAATTTAAAGAAGCTTTCAGACGGCGGTGTAACAATTGCTGCAGGTACTGATGCAGGAAATATAGCCACCCAACACGCGTCCTCTTTTATTATGGAACTCAAAGCAATGAAAGAAAGTGGAATGAACAACTGGCAGGTCCTTGAGTCGGCAACTATTAGTCCTGCCAAAATATTTAACAAAGAAAATGTTTCCGGAAGTATAACAAAAGGTAAAATTGCAGATATGGTACTTCTCAATTCAGATCCGACTGAAAGTTTAGATCATCTTACTCAAATAGAAATGGTGTTTAAAAACGGACAATCCATGTTACCGAGTAAGATCATAAAAGTAACTCCTGAAATTCTTGTACAGCAACAATTAAATGGCTACAATGCAAGAAATATCGATGCTTTTATGGATCCATATTCTGAAGATGTTGAACTTTATGTTTTCCCTGGTAAATTAATAAGCAAAGGGAAGGAAGCTATGAAGAAAAGCTACAGTGCCATGTTTGAGAAAATGCCTGATCTGCATTGTGAAATCAAAAGCAGAATCATTAATGGTAATTTCATTGTGGATAAAGAAAGTGTTTCAGGAATGCGAAAAAATGGAAAAGTGGAAGCGACTGCTATTTATGAGATAAAAGATAATAAAATTTCAAAGGTCTATTTCTTACCTTAA
- a CDS encoding SIMPL domain-containing protein, translating to MKLRHFLLIGFLTAGSLISAQEVKKNAIEVTGVAEMEVEPDEIIFNIGIKADNKNELADNEKKLFETLKSNGVKNEDITFKSMYQNIYSKTAKFTKSFQFKVNAKTNLSKVFEGLNQKWVSNLNISEVKNTKIAEFRKTVKINALKAAKEKADYLLESMGKKTGAPLEIVEIEDYTSDTVLPIGAYARKSNTVQMEADAGVDYSFDNIENIKLKYSIKTRYEIL from the coding sequence ATGAAATTGAGACATTTTTTATTAATCGGATTCCTTACAGCAGGAAGTTTAATCAGCGCACAGGAAGTAAAGAAAAACGCAATTGAAGTAACAGGTGTTGCTGAAATGGAAGTAGAACCGGATGAAATTATTTTTAACATCGGAATAAAAGCTGACAATAAAAATGAACTGGCGGATAATGAAAAGAAATTATTCGAAACATTAAAAAGCAATGGAGTAAAAAATGAAGATATCACCTTCAAATCCATGTATCAGAATATATATTCAAAAACAGCCAAGTTTACCAAAAGCTTTCAGTTTAAAGTAAATGCAAAAACTAACCTAAGTAAAGTATTTGAGGGACTTAATCAAAAGTGGGTAAGCAACCTTAATATTTCGGAGGTAAAAAACACTAAGATTGCTGAATTCAGAAAAACAGTAAAAATAAATGCTCTAAAAGCAGCTAAAGAAAAAGCTGATTATCTATTGGAAAGTATGGGTAAAAAAACGGGTGCTCCTTTAGAAATTGTAGAAATAGAAGACTACACAAGTGATACCGTTCTTCCAATTGGAGCTTATGCAAGAAAATCCAACACTGTACAAATGGAAGCAGATGCAGGTGTAGATTATTCTTTCGACAATATCGAAAACATCAAATTGAAGTACAGTATCAAAACAAGATATGAAATACTTTAA
- a CDS encoding DUF4139 domain-containing protein codes for MKYLLILFTLSVSLFKSQELKKEIDVKQATLFLQGAKVFGSTNVSLQKGKNTVRIINLPNDIDENTYKINLEKNTTLLSITPQNNYLQNDEMSEGEKKLENERKKLQRQVSLLNIQIKNLTGEQNIINDNLKVSTNDKSTPQDQLIKLTEFYRKRMLEIDNQVFLLNEQKSGFDESIAKINKQFTEEQTHKNKNKKELLLEILADHEMNVNLGVSYIVSNAGWIPSYDLRAESTKKPLEIVYKGKIYQKTGQNWNNVKLFVSTYRPSYNQNRPILSPLYVTEYTPYDSQKELAAYSIKAKAELTNAYQMRAEEIAAPSQIPVATVSDNQMNVMYELKFNQTIVSQEKEQYVILDKKEVNATYKYHTVPKLNNQVFLMAFVKNWQNLNLISGEANIYFEDNYIGKTNIASNYIKDEFPISLGVDERITVKRVKQEDKTSQKTLSSNKWETESYQIHIRNNTKENIDLEILDQLPISENSKVSVKALEIGNGDFDGKTGTILWNRKITSGGSDTINFSFEVKYPKDMQIQYYSR; via the coding sequence ATGAAATACTTATTAATACTATTCACTCTTTCAGTTTCTTTATTCAAATCTCAAGAACTGAAAAAAGAAATAGATGTAAAGCAAGCTACCCTATTCTTGCAAGGCGCAAAAGTTTTTGGCAGCACAAATGTCTCTTTGCAGAAAGGAAAAAATACCGTACGAATTATCAATCTTCCAAATGATATCGACGAAAATACCTATAAAATTAACCTTGAAAAAAATACCACGCTCCTATCTATCACGCCACAAAATAATTATTTACAAAATGACGAAATGTCTGAAGGCGAGAAAAAACTGGAGAATGAAAGAAAAAAACTTCAACGACAGGTAAGTTTATTGAATATTCAAATTAAAAACCTTACGGGTGAGCAGAATATCATTAATGATAATCTTAAAGTTTCTACGAATGATAAATCTACTCCACAGGATCAGTTGATAAAATTAACAGAGTTTTATAGAAAAAGAATGCTTGAAATTGATAACCAGGTATTTTTACTGAATGAACAGAAAAGTGGATTTGATGAAAGTATAGCCAAGATCAATAAACAATTTACCGAAGAGCAGACTCACAAGAATAAAAACAAAAAAGAACTTCTCCTTGAAATTCTTGCTGATCATGAAATGAATGTAAATCTTGGTGTCAGCTATATTGTTTCTAATGCTGGCTGGATTCCATCTTATGATCTACGTGCTGAATCTACAAAAAAACCTCTTGAGATCGTTTATAAAGGAAAAATCTATCAGAAAACAGGTCAGAACTGGAATAATGTAAAATTATTTGTTTCAACCTACAGGCCCTCTTATAACCAAAACCGCCCTATTTTATCACCACTCTACGTAACCGAGTACACTCCTTATGATTCTCAAAAAGAACTTGCAGCCTATTCGATAAAAGCTAAAGCTGAATTGACGAATGCCTATCAAATGCGTGCAGAAGAGATTGCAGCACCCAGCCAAATCCCAGTAGCAACCGTTTCTGATAATCAGATGAATGTGATGTATGAATTAAAATTCAATCAGACCATTGTAAGTCAGGAAAAGGAACAGTATGTAATTCTGGATAAAAAAGAGGTCAATGCTACTTACAAGTACCACACCGTACCAAAGCTTAATAATCAGGTATTCCTGATGGCATTTGTGAAAAACTGGCAAAACCTCAACCTGATATCTGGTGAAGCCAATATCTACTTTGAAGATAACTATATCGGAAAAACCAATATTGCCAGTAACTATATCAAAGATGAGTTTCCAATATCTCTTGGTGTTGATGAAAGAATTACTGTAAAAAGAGTAAAACAGGAAGATAAAACTTCTCAAAAAACCCTGAGTTCAAATAAATGGGAAACAGAGTCTTATCAAATACATATCAGAAACAATACGAAAGAAAACATTGACCTGGAGATTCTTGACCAGCTTCCTATAAGTGAAAACTCCAAAGTATCAGTAAAAGCTTTAGAAATAGGCAATGGAGATTTTGACGGGAAAACGGGAACCATCCTTTGGAACAGAAAGATCACCAGCGGTGGCTCAGACACCATCAACTTTTCTTTTGAAGTGAAATATCCTAAAGACATGCAAATTCAATATTACAGCAGATAA
- a CDS encoding vWA domain-containing protein, with translation MTTFKILTLAIGAAFLSSNSLTDIRCASKKNTETNENIPTRNASLTPVNHAGKENKIQVALLLDTSNSMDGLIDQAKSRLWNIVNTLTTLKYDGKAPQIEIALYEYGNDGISDENFIRQVTPLTQDLDLVSEKLFALRTNGGNEYCGAVIRDATLNLNWDKNDKSMKLIYIAGNEPFDQGRINYKEVISSAKAKKIYTNTIFCGDRNEGIQSFWQNGAVSGDGKYFNIDSDLKVIYIETPYDIRISECNTKLNDTYIYYGSHGSEYKSKQMMQDKNAEVQSVSNAVERTVAKSKKNAYKNDHWDLVDKAEKDVNFITTVKESELPTELKGKSKEEVKKVVGQKSAERGKIQREIEELSKKRQDYIDKEMKKRGNADSDDLGKAIEKSILELAKKNGYSS, from the coding sequence ATGACAACTTTTAAAATTTTAACATTAGCAATAGGCGCTGCTTTTTTAAGCTCAAACAGCCTGACTGATATTCGTTGTGCAAGTAAAAAAAATACTGAGACAAATGAGAATATACCGACACGAAATGCTTCTTTAACTCCGGTAAATCATGCAGGCAAAGAAAATAAGATTCAGGTCGCTCTTTTATTGGACACTTCAAACAGTATGGATGGACTGATTGATCAGGCAAAATCCAGGTTGTGGAATATTGTTAATACATTAACGACATTGAAATACGATGGAAAAGCTCCCCAGATAGAGATCGCTCTTTATGAATATGGAAATGATGGAATCTCAGATGAAAATTTCATCAGACAGGTAACTCCATTAACACAAGATCTGGATTTGGTTTCAGAAAAATTATTTGCTTTAAGAACCAATGGTGGAAATGAATATTGTGGTGCTGTTATCCGCGATGCAACATTGAATCTGAACTGGGATAAAAATGACAAAAGCATGAAACTGATCTATATCGCGGGTAATGAACCTTTTGATCAGGGAAGAATTAATTATAAGGAAGTTATCTCCTCTGCGAAAGCTAAAAAAATATATACCAACACTATTTTCTGTGGGGATAGAAATGAGGGAATCCAATCCTTTTGGCAGAATGGAGCTGTTTCTGGCGATGGAAAATATTTCAATATCGATAGCGACCTAAAAGTAATTTATATTGAAACACCTTATGATATAAGAATTTCGGAATGCAATACAAAACTTAATGATACTTATATCTATTATGGAAGTCATGGATCTGAATATAAAAGTAAACAAATGATGCAGGATAAAAATGCCGAGGTTCAATCAGTTTCCAATGCTGTAGAAAGAACTGTTGCTAAAAGTAAGAAGAATGCTTATAAAAATGACCATTGGGATCTTGTGGATAAAGCTGAAAAAGATGTAAACTTTATCACAACGGTTAAAGAGAGTGAGCTTCCCACTGAATTAAAGGGTAAAAGTAAAGAAGAGGTAAAAAAAGTAGTGGGTCAAAAGTCAGCAGAAAGAGGAAAAATTCAACGAGAGATTGAAGAGCTATCTAAAAAAAGACAAGATTATATTGATAAAGAAATGAAAAAACGTGGCAATGCAGATTCTGATGATCTTGGAAAAGCGATTGAAAAATCTATTTTAGAATTGGCTAAGAAAAATGGATATAGTTCATAA
- a CDS encoding NAD(P)/FAD-dependent oxidoreductase, whose product MDLKSNEPFWLVKNGLIASYPSLKSDEECDVLVIGGGITGSLIAHQMRQDGYQTILIDKREICNGSTSATTSMLQYEIDVPLYELINLIGEKGAVESYKACSGSIDTIEKLTKEIKTEAGFKRKRSLYFASKKKDVSWLKKEFEARKKYGFEVKWLEAEEIQKEFGFQNTYGGIVSKQGASIDAFKFAHELLEFNRKKGLAIFDKTEMKSVKYYKGYNLVTTTNGPQIKAKKLIYCIGYESKNLLKENFVDLKSTYAIVSEIDHDKFKNITNTLVWNTDEPYMYMRTTDDGRLLIGGGDEDFYDAGKRDALLNKKEKEIIKTLKKIKPDYHFYTDFVWAGTFGETKDGLPYIGEHKNFKNSYFVLGFGGNGITFSVTGMEMSSKFMKNKKHPLSRYFKFGR is encoded by the coding sequence ATGGATCTAAAGTCTAATGAACCATTTTGGTTGGTAAAAAACGGGTTGATAGCTTCTTATCCGTCATTAAAATCAGATGAAGAATGTGATGTACTGGTAATAGGAGGTGGAATAACAGGGAGTTTAATTGCTCATCAAATGCGACAAGATGGATATCAGACAATTCTTATAGATAAGCGGGAAATCTGTAATGGAAGTACCTCAGCAACCACATCCATGTTGCAATACGAAATTGATGTTCCACTTTATGAACTTATAAATCTGATAGGAGAAAAAGGTGCTGTTGAAAGTTACAAGGCTTGTTCAGGTTCCATTGACACTATAGAAAAACTAACTAAAGAAATAAAAACAGAAGCTGGGTTTAAGAGAAAAAGGTCTCTGTATTTTGCTTCGAAAAAGAAAGATGTATCCTGGTTAAAAAAAGAATTTGAAGCCAGAAAAAAATATGGATTTGAAGTAAAATGGTTGGAAGCTGAAGAAATTCAGAAGGAATTTGGGTTTCAAAATACCTATGGCGGGATTGTATCCAAACAGGGAGCCAGTATCGATGCTTTTAAATTTGCTCACGAATTATTGGAATTCAATAGAAAAAAGGGGCTTGCTATATTTGATAAAACAGAAATGAAATCTGTAAAATATTATAAAGGATATAATTTAGTCACAACAACTAACGGTCCTCAAATTAAAGCTAAAAAGCTCATCTATTGCATAGGGTATGAGAGTAAAAATTTACTTAAAGAGAATTTTGTAGATCTAAAAAGTACCTATGCTATCGTTTCTGAAATTGATCATGACAAATTTAAGAATATAACAAATACACTTGTTTGGAATACCGATGAACCATATATGTACATGAGAACTACAGATGATGGCCGATTATTGATCGGAGGTGGAGATGAGGATTTCTATGATGCCGGAAAGCGTGATGCTTTGCTCAATAAAAAAGAAAAGGAAATTATAAAGACCTTAAAAAAAATTAAACCCGATTATCATTTTTATACCGACTTTGTCTGGGCTGGTACTTTTGGTGAAACAAAAGATGGATTACCTTATATCGGGGAGCATAAAAACTTTAAAAACTCTTATTTTGTACTTGGTTTTGGTGGAAATGGGATTACTTTTTCTGTGACGGGAATGGAAATGAGCTCTAAGTTTATGAAAAATAAAAAACATCCCTTATCGAGATATTTTAAATTTGGACGATAA
- a CDS encoding SpoIIAA family protein gives MITIIPEAPENVAAFNATGEVTREDFENLVIPHVKKKVDQFDELNYLLYLDTDLDNFTMGAWLQDALLGLKNLANWNRTAIVTDNAGVQNFTDIFSVLLPGEFKSFPKENLYNALYWCKNGNEVEA, from the coding sequence ATGATAACTATCATTCCAGAAGCACCGGAAAATGTTGCAGCATTTAATGCAACAGGAGAAGTAACGAGAGAGGATTTTGAAAACCTTGTTATTCCTCATGTAAAAAAGAAAGTAGATCAATTTGATGAGCTCAATTATTTATTGTATTTAGATACCGATCTGGATAATTTCACTATGGGCGCATGGCTACAAGATGCTCTGTTAGGATTAAAAAATCTGGCCAACTGGAATCGAACTGCTATTGTCACTGATAATGCGGGAGTTCAAAATTTTACAGACATTTTCAGTGTTCTATTGCCCGGTGAATTCAAGTCATTCCCTAAAGAAAATTTATACAATGCCCTTTACTGGTGTAAGAACGGTAATGAAGTTGAGGCATAA